A region of Streptomyces sp. WMMC500 DNA encodes the following proteins:
- a CDS encoding ABC transporter ATP-binding protein produces the protein MTAPSSSSTAADPPAGAAAVELHGITKRFPGVVANHDIDITVRRGTVHALVGENGAGKSTLMKILYGMQKPDEGTITLDGEQVTFASPAEAIARGIGMVHQHFMLADNLTVLENTVLGSEKLHGIGDRARARIAELSDAYGLGIRPDVLVEDLGVADRQRVEILKVLYRGARTLILDEPTAVLVPQEVDALFDNLRGLKAEGLTVLFISHKLGEVLAVADDITVIRRGTTVAAVKPADVTSKQLAELMVGSELPTPETRESTVTDIPMLRVSDLHLSAVDADGVPREVLDRISFTIHKGEVLGIAGVEGNGQSELVEAIMGLRDPDDGRIVLDGADISHAATRKRREGGIGYIPEDRQRHGLLLEAPLWENRILGHTTERPNSRGMLIDAAAARRDTRRIVEEYDVRTPGIDVTAASLSGGNQQKLIVGREMSHRPKLLIAAHPTRGVDVGAQAEIWEQIREARREGLAVLLISADLDELIGLSDTLRVMYRGRLVADADPAAITPEELGSAMTGAASGHLEDDAAPRDARANGASGDGDGEGDDGQGGGRTR, from the coding sequence ATCACAGCCCCCAGCAGCAGCTCCACGGCAGCGGACCCGCCCGCCGGCGCCGCCGCCGTCGAGCTCCACGGCATCACGAAACGCTTCCCCGGCGTCGTCGCCAACCACGACATCGACATCACCGTGCGCCGCGGCACCGTGCACGCCCTCGTCGGCGAGAACGGCGCGGGCAAGTCGACCCTGATGAAGATCCTCTACGGCATGCAGAAGCCGGACGAGGGCACCATCACCCTCGACGGCGAGCAGGTCACGTTCGCCAGCCCCGCCGAGGCCATCGCGCGCGGCATCGGCATGGTGCACCAGCACTTCATGCTCGCCGACAACCTCACCGTGCTGGAGAACACCGTCCTGGGCAGCGAGAAGCTGCACGGCATCGGCGACCGGGCGCGCGCGCGGATCGCGGAGCTGTCGGACGCGTACGGCCTCGGCATCCGCCCCGACGTGCTGGTCGAGGACCTCGGCGTCGCCGACCGGCAGCGGGTGGAGATCCTCAAGGTCCTCTACCGCGGCGCCCGCACGCTCATCCTCGACGAGCCCACCGCCGTCCTCGTCCCGCAGGAGGTCGACGCGCTCTTCGACAACCTGCGCGGGCTGAAGGCCGAGGGCCTGACCGTGCTGTTCATCTCGCACAAGCTCGGCGAAGTCCTCGCCGTCGCCGACGACATCACCGTCATCCGGCGCGGCACGACGGTCGCCGCCGTCAAGCCCGCGGACGTCACGTCCAAGCAGCTCGCCGAGCTGATGGTGGGCAGCGAGCTGCCCACCCCGGAGACCCGCGAGTCGACGGTCACGGACATACCGATGCTGCGCGTCAGCGACCTGCACCTGTCGGCCGTCGACGCCGACGGCGTACCGCGCGAGGTACTGGACCGCATCTCCTTCACCATCCACAAGGGCGAGGTGCTGGGCATCGCCGGCGTGGAGGGCAACGGCCAGTCCGAACTGGTCGAGGCCATCATGGGGCTGCGCGACCCGGACGACGGACGCATCGTGCTGGACGGCGCGGACATCAGCCACGCCGCCACCCGCAAGCGCCGCGAGGGCGGCATCGGCTACATCCCCGAGGACCGCCAGCGGCACGGCCTGCTGCTGGAGGCCCCGCTGTGGGAGAACCGCATCCTCGGCCACACCACGGAACGCCCCAACAGCCGCGGCATGCTCATCGACGCCGCCGCGGCCCGCAGGGACACCAGGCGGATCGTCGAGGAGTACGACGTCCGCACCCCCGGCATCGACGTGACCGCCGCCTCGCTCTCCGGCGGCAACCAGCAGAAGCTGATCGTCGGCCGGGAGATGAGCCACCGGCCGAAGCTGCTCATCGCCGCCCACCCCACGCGCGGCGTGGACGTGGGCGCGCAGGCGGAGATCTGGGAGCAGATCCGCGAGGCCCGCCGCGAGGGCCTCGCGGTGCTGCTGATCTCCGCGGACCTGGACGAGCTGATCGGCCTCTCCGACACGCTGCGGGTGATGTACCGCGGGCGGCTGGTCGCCGACGCGGACCCGGCGGCGATCACGCCGGAGGAACTGGGCAGCGCGATGACGGGTGCGGCGAGCGGCCACCTGGAGGACGACGCGGCGCCGCGGGACGCGCGCGCAAACGGTGCCTCCGGCGACGGCGACGGTGAAGGCGACGACGGGCAGGGCGGAGGCCGTACGCGATGA
- a CDS encoding ABC transporter permease, whose protein sequence is MKRLDRDKLITAVGAPVLAVFAALVLTSLIILISGKDPFRAYQVMIEFGTTDRSAVYIVNKSTMFFLSALAVAIGFRMNLFNIGVDGQYRIAAFFAAAVGGALSLPGIIQIPLIILVAMGVGAIWAGIAGVLRTTRGVSEVITTIMLNSIAGAVIGYYLTAGRLGEKDGNLTHTPNIPESSHIFMFGTSVGDINGFVVLAVLAGVLYWFVLNRTRFGFDLRSVGRSETAAAASGVDVKRMVVTSMVLSGAVAGLVGMPTLLGESYNYGTDFPLGVGFTGIAIALLGRNHPVGIALGALLWAFLERTGTQLEFEGYDQKIVEVIKGIIVLCVVIAYEVVRRWALRDQQRRVGEELAQARRTEKAEVGA, encoded by the coding sequence ATGAAACGCCTCGACAGGGACAAGCTGATCACGGCGGTCGGCGCCCCGGTGCTCGCGGTCTTCGCCGCGCTGGTGCTGACCTCGCTGATCATCCTGATCTCCGGGAAGGACCCGTTCCGGGCCTACCAGGTCATGATCGAGTTCGGCACGACCGACCGCAGCGCCGTCTACATCGTCAACAAGTCGACGATGTTCTTCCTCTCGGCGCTGGCCGTGGCCATCGGCTTCCGGATGAACCTCTTCAACATCGGCGTCGACGGCCAGTACCGCATCGCGGCCTTCTTCGCCGCGGCCGTCGGCGGCGCGCTGTCGCTGCCGGGCATCATCCAGATCCCGCTGATCATCCTGGTCGCCATGGGCGTCGGCGCGATCTGGGCGGGCATCGCGGGCGTGCTGCGCACCACCCGCGGCGTCAGCGAGGTCATCACGACGATCATGCTCAACTCGATCGCCGGCGCCGTCATCGGCTACTACCTCACCGCGGGCCGCCTCGGCGAGAAGGACGGGAACCTCACCCACACCCCGAACATCCCGGAGTCCAGCCACATCTTCATGTTCGGCACCTCGGTCGGGGACATCAACGGCTTCGTCGTCCTCGCCGTGCTCGCCGGCGTCCTGTACTGGTTCGTCCTCAACCGCACCCGGTTCGGCTTCGACCTGCGCAGCGTCGGCCGGTCCGAGACGGCCGCCGCCGCCAGCGGCGTGGACGTCAAACGCATGGTCGTCACCAGCATGGTGCTCTCCGGCGCCGTCGCCGGCCTGGTCGGGATGCCGACGCTGCTCGGCGAGTCGTACAACTACGGCACCGACTTCCCGCTCGGCGTCGGCTTCACCGGCATCGCCATCGCCCTCCTCGGCCGCAACCACCCGGTCGGCATCGCGCTCGGCGCGCTGCTGTGGGCGTTCCTGGAGCGCACCGGCACGCAGCTCGAGTTCGAGGGCTACGACCAGAAGATCGTCGAGGTCATCAAGGGCATCATCGTGCTCTGCGTCGTCATCGCCTACGAGGTGGTCCGCCGCTGGGCGCTGCGGGACCAGCAGCGGCGCGTCGGCGAGGAACTCGCCCAGGCACGTAGGACCGAGAAGGCGGAGGTGGGCGCGTGA
- a CDS encoding ABC transporter permease: protein MSTVTKTGAVTPAGRPPADGGKRRLGLPQVLLLIAAGLLLLSAVRAITDTTNLTASAQIGGALALAVPIGLAGLGGLWAERSGVINIGLEGMMILGTFFAGWIGWQHGPWAGALAGVIGGALGGLVHAMATVTFGVDHIVSGVAINILALGATQYMAKIFFADGDALEAGGTDKQSPQVDDMHTFSLPGLSDWLGDLEEKHWFFLSDTAGILRGLTHDVSYLILVAALLFVLTYFVLWRSAFGLRLRSCGENPVAAESLGVNVYLYKYAALAVSGALAGLGGAFLVTFTHIYLEGQTGGRGYIGLASMIFGNWRPGGTAMAAGLFGFTDSLQLRGGGEAVHALFLLLAVLLAAYAVWKYVRGGARAAIAAGVAAVLLGVLYATTDAVPREVVEATPYVTTLVVLAVFAQRLRVPKWIGKRYRRGEST from the coding sequence GTGAGCACGGTGACCAAGACGGGCGCCGTCACGCCCGCCGGCCGACCGCCGGCCGACGGCGGGAAGCGGCGGCTCGGCCTGCCGCAGGTGCTCCTGCTGATCGCCGCCGGCCTGCTGCTGCTGTCCGCGGTACGCGCGATCACCGACACCACCAACCTCACCGCCTCCGCGCAGATCGGCGGCGCGCTCGCGCTCGCCGTGCCGATCGGCCTGGCCGGCCTCGGCGGGCTGTGGGCGGAGCGGTCCGGCGTCATCAACATCGGCCTCGAAGGCATGATGATCCTCGGCACGTTCTTCGCCGGCTGGATCGGCTGGCAGCACGGGCCGTGGGCCGGCGCGCTCGCCGGGGTGATCGGCGGGGCGCTGGGCGGTCTCGTGCACGCGATGGCGACGGTCACGTTCGGCGTCGACCACATCGTCTCCGGTGTGGCGATCAACATCCTCGCGCTCGGCGCCACCCAGTACATGGCGAAGATCTTCTTCGCGGACGGGGACGCCCTGGAGGCCGGCGGCACGGACAAGCAGTCGCCCCAAGTCGACGACATGCACACGTTCTCCCTCCCAGGACTCTCCGACTGGCTCGGGGACCTGGAGGAGAAACACTGGTTCTTCCTCTCCGACACCGCGGGCATCCTGCGCGGGCTCACCCACGACGTGTCGTACCTGATCCTGGTCGCCGCGCTGCTGTTCGTGCTCACGTACTTCGTGCTGTGGCGCTCGGCGTTCGGGCTGCGGCTGCGGTCCTGCGGCGAGAACCCGGTCGCCGCCGAGTCGCTGGGCGTGAACGTCTACCTGTACAAGTACGCGGCGCTGGCCGTCTCCGGCGCGCTCGCCGGGCTGGGCGGGGCGTTCCTCGTCACGTTCACCCACATCTACCTGGAGGGCCAGACCGGCGGCCGCGGCTACATCGGCCTGGCCTCGATGATCTTCGGCAACTGGCGCCCCGGCGGCACGGCGATGGCGGCCGGGCTCTTCGGCTTCACCGACAGCCTCCAGTTGCGCGGCGGCGGCGAGGCCGTGCACGCGCTGTTCCTGCTGCTGGCGGTGCTCCTCGCGGCGTACGCGGTGTGGAAGTACGTACGCGGCGGCGCCCGGGCGGCGATAGCGGCGGGCGTCGCGGCGGTGCTCCTCGGAGTGCTGTACGCGACCACGGACGCGGTGCCGCGCGAGGTCGTGGAGGCCACGCCGTACGTCACCACGCTGGTGGTGCTGGCGGTCTTCGCGCAGCGGCTGCGGGTGCCCAAGTGGATCGGCAAGCGCTACCGAAGGGGAGAGAGCACGTGA
- a CDS encoding cytidine deaminase, with protein MTSQEAERWEALRRAARDAMSRAYAPYSDYPVGAAALVDDGRTVVGCNVENASYGVTLCAECGLVSALHATGGGRLTHFTCVNGEEQLILPCGRCRQLLSEHGGPELLLDTPAGIRPLAELLPEAFGPFELSRSRGAGKPRSGGSQN; from the coding sequence GTGACGTCGCAGGAGGCCGAGCGCTGGGAGGCGCTGCGGCGGGCGGCCCGGGACGCGATGTCCCGGGCGTACGCCCCGTACTCGGACTATCCCGTGGGCGCCGCGGCGCTCGTGGACGACGGCCGCACGGTCGTCGGCTGCAACGTGGAGAACGCCTCGTACGGCGTCACGCTGTGCGCCGAGTGCGGCCTCGTCTCCGCACTGCACGCCACCGGGGGCGGCCGGCTCACGCACTTCACCTGCGTCAACGGCGAGGAGCAGCTCATCCTGCCGTGCGGGCGCTGCCGCCAGTTGCTCAGCGAGCACGGCGGCCCTGAGCTGCTGCTCGACACCCCGGCGGGCATCCGGCCGCTGGCCGAGCTGCTGCCGGAGGCCTTCGGCCCGTTCGAGCTGAGCAGGTCCCGCGGGGCCGGCAAGCCCCGGAGCGGAGGATCGCAGAACTGA
- a CDS encoding thymidine phosphorylase, whose protein sequence is MDAISVIRAKRDRERLTDEQIDWVVAAYTRGEVADEQMSALAMAILLNGMDRDEIARWTAAMIASGERMDFTALPRPTADKHSTGGIGDKITLPLAPLVAACGAAVPQLSGRGLGHTGGTLDKLESVPGWRASLSNDEMMAILRDVGAVICAPGTGLAPADRKLYALRDVTGTVESIPLIASSIMSKKIAEGTGALVLDVKVGSGAFMKDLDTARELAATMVGLGNDHGLRTVALLTDMSTPLGLTAGNALEVRESLEVLAGGGPADVVELTLALATEMLTAAGLPDADPAGALADGSAMDVWRRMITAQGGDPSAPLPTARETHTVPAPATGVLTRLDAYAVGLAAWRLGAGRARKEDPVQAAAGVELHAKPGTSVSAGQPLLTLHTDTPDRIPEALAALESAYEVAPPGAAVARGPLILDRLD, encoded by the coding sequence ATGGACGCCATCTCCGTCATCCGCGCCAAGCGCGACCGCGAGCGGCTGACCGACGAGCAGATCGACTGGGTCGTGGCGGCGTACACCCGCGGCGAGGTCGCCGACGAGCAGATGTCCGCGCTGGCCATGGCGATACTGCTCAACGGCATGGACCGCGACGAGATCGCCCGCTGGACCGCGGCGATGATCGCCTCCGGCGAGCGGATGGACTTCACCGCCCTGCCGCGCCCGACGGCCGACAAGCACTCGACGGGCGGCATCGGCGACAAGATCACGCTGCCGCTGGCGCCGCTGGTCGCCGCCTGCGGGGCTGCGGTGCCGCAGTTGTCGGGCCGCGGCCTCGGCCACACCGGCGGCACGCTCGACAAGCTGGAGTCCGTCCCGGGCTGGCGGGCCTCGCTGTCGAACGACGAGATGATGGCGATCCTGCGCGACGTCGGCGCCGTGATCTGCGCCCCGGGCACGGGCCTCGCGCCGGCCGACCGCAAGCTGTACGCGCTGCGGGACGTGACGGGGACGGTGGAGTCGATCCCGCTCATCGCGTCCTCGATCATGTCGAAGAAGATCGCCGAGGGCACGGGCGCGCTGGTGCTGGACGTGAAGGTCGGCTCGGGCGCGTTCATGAAGGACCTGGACACGGCGCGGGAGCTGGCGGCGACGATGGTGGGCCTGGGCAACGACCACGGGCTGCGCACCGTGGCGCTGCTCACCGACATGTCCACGCCGCTGGGGCTGACGGCGGGCAACGCGCTGGAGGTGCGCGAGTCGCTGGAGGTCCTGGCGGGGGGCGGCCCGGCGGACGTGGTGGAGCTGACGCTCGCGCTGGCCACGGAGATGCTGACGGCGGCGGGCCTGCCGGACGCGGACCCGGCGGGAGCGCTGGCGGACGGCTCCGCGATGGACGTCTGGCGCCGCATGATCACCGCCCAGGGCGGCGACCCGTCGGCCCCGCTCCCCACGGCCCGCGAGACCCACACGGTCCCGGCCCCGGCGACGGGCGTCCTCACGCGCCTGGACGCCTACGCGGTGGGCCTGGCGGCCTGGCGCCTGGGCGCGGGCCGCGCCCGCAAGGAGGACCCGGTCCAGGCGGCGGCGGGCGTGGAACTCCACGCGAAGCCGGGCACGTCTGTGTCGGCGGGCCAGCCGCTGCTGACCCTGCACACGGACACGCCGGACCGCATCCCGGAGGCGCTGGCGGCGCTGGAGTCGGCGTACGAGGTGGCGCCGCCGGGGGCGGCGGTGGCGCGGGGGCCGTTGATCCTGGACAGGCTGGACTGA
- a CDS encoding dihydrofolate reductase family protein: MAKLIYSMVTSLDGYAEAAEGDLGTGAGDPEVHTFVNDLFRPVGTYLYGRRMYETMVYWETAHTEPDQPPHILQYARDWQAAEKVVYSTTLESVSSAKTRIERSFDPDAVRRLKAEAEADLTVDGPNLAAQAIRAGLVDEYHLFMTTSVVGGGKRFFPDGVRLDLDLVEQRAFDSGLIYAHYRTR, encoded by the coding sequence ATGGCAAAGCTCATCTACTCGATGGTCACCTCGCTCGACGGCTACGCCGAGGCCGCCGAGGGCGACCTCGGCACCGGGGCCGGGGACCCGGAGGTGCACACGTTCGTCAACGATCTCTTCCGGCCCGTCGGCACGTACCTCTACGGCCGGCGGATGTACGAGACGATGGTCTACTGGGAGACCGCCCACACCGAGCCCGACCAGCCGCCGCACATCCTGCAGTACGCCCGCGACTGGCAGGCCGCCGAGAAGGTCGTGTACTCCACGACGCTGGAGTCCGTGTCCAGCGCGAAGACCAGGATCGAGCGGTCCTTCGACCCGGACGCGGTGCGCCGGCTCAAGGCGGAGGCCGAGGCCGACCTCACCGTCGACGGCCCGAACCTCGCGGCCCAGGCGATCAGGGCCGGCCTGGTGGACGAGTACCACCTGTTCATGACCACGAGCGTCGTCGGCGGCGGCAAGCGGTTCTTCCCCGACGGCGTACGCCTCGATCTCGACCTGGTCGAGCAGCGCGCCTTCGACAGCGGCCTGATCTACGCGCACTACCGGACCCGCTGA